The Lycium barbarum isolate Lr01 chromosome 4, ASM1917538v2, whole genome shotgun sequence nucleotide sequence GCTGCAAAGCTACTTCCTTGAACATTCGAGATAACTCAAGTCATACGCCTTCGCTTCTGGGCAAGATTCTCAAAAATCTTATGAACATCAGCAGATGTAACTGGCTTTGATGAATCAAAGGATGCCTGTCAAGGGTAAGAGAATGCTCAGGAGCTATATGCTGAATAGATGGGAAATATCAGTTAGCAGTAACAGTTTAAAGATGAGGGACATACCAAGTAGGTACCAAGCTCGTCTTTAAGGTCAGCGATACCAGTCAAAACCTCCATTTTCTCGACATGGCCCAGGTTATTAAGCAACTGATCAGCACTCTGTTCTTGCTCATGTTGAGCTCTCTTCTGCTTTGCCAATTTCTCATATTCTGCAATTGTATCCTCTTTGTCAAGTAAGAACGTAAGCCCTTTCTGTTTGTAGAATTCTGTGCAATTTGGACACCTACAGAGGGCTTCTCTCCAATCTTTGGAAAGGAACATTGTCTTGCTTTTCTCAAGGCCAATTGGAGCTTCTAACAAATTCAGTCCAACAACACAATTGGTACTGGGACCAGCAACTTGGTTACACTGATTAAGGACCGAGTTTGTTGTGGCATTTTCTCCAAGAAGAACAGCCTTTCCGTTGCAGTCTTCTTTAGGACTATTATCAGTTACAGGAGTCTCAATTGAGGAACTTCCATTGTTAAGCTTCTCTGAAGATCCCACAGCCAAGGGCGCATCTTCAACCACCTCCTTGTCCTTCGAAGAACCTGTAGCAGTGTGCTGCTGGACCGGTGCAAAGATAGAATGAGGATATAGCTTTAAAAAAGAACAAACAGTTGCGCACCCCTGGCAGATTAAGTCCTCAAACTGAGGCTCCCCTTTTTCATCTCTTGGAACCTGTATTAAGAGCATAAGCATTAGTAGCTTCTTTCAACTAATGAGTCATAAGAGGCAAATTAAAACCAACTTACAGATCACGAAACAAGTAATGCATTAGTTACAGGGAAGCATCTGATCTCATGACTGAAAGGGTATACATCCTTTTGTGATGGACAATAATCAAGGAACAATATGGATGAAGACAACATTTTTCAGAAGCTACAATTTCCAAATACCTCAAACTAACTCCTCGAAACTTCAAGTTATCTCACATAAAAAAGGGAGTTGAAAATGATCAGCAGAAATTAAGCAAGAAGAACAAGAGCCACCAACCATATCAGAGGACTCAAGACCAAGATGCTCCTCATGAAACCAGTCCTCACAGATGCAACATTGGAGATTCTCCAATTGGTCTTCAACATCAGGATCAGGATATGGCCGGCCACATGTGCAGTATGAACCTTTGAAATTTTGATTATATGAATTCTCCGCATTTTCAACATCTTTGCTGGCGTCAAGCTTGCAGAAGAACTCCCCGAACTTTGAATTTCCACAGTCACACCTAAAATTTCTTTTCGTCCAAAGTTCCAAAATCTTGTTCAACCAGCATTCcaaaaattagaagaaaaaaaaacaagattagtactccctctgtttcaatttgtttaaacctatttcctttttagtccgtgccaaaatgaatgactcctttcctaatttggaaacaaattcactttatgaatgatttacaaccacacaaattttcaagacttattttgaaccacaagtttcaaaagtcttccctctttcttaaatgtcgtgtccagtcaaatgggttcatataaattgaaacggagggagtatatctcAATGTGCAAAGTGAGATACTTAAATTATCACCAGATAGAAGAAAACCATGAAAGAACATCATAGTACTCAATTTACAAAAATCGTGCCACTGAAGTAGATAAAATTCTTCAACACATTATAGTAATGGCTTCACAAGAATATCACTTGTGGGAACTCAGACATGCAAAAATAAAAACATTGCCACACAGTTCATATTTGAAAATGAAAATCATAAATTAAattcaaaaacatatcagctTTATTTTACCAGCATATTTACACTAGAGTGATGAAAAACCAAGCAGCAAGTTGGATTAATCAAATATAACATTTAGAGTACAATGCAACCACCCATATATAGCGTGCAGAAATCATAACCTGCTACTTACGACAGGAATTCCTTATTCTTTACATTTTAAGAAAGAGAACGGTGACATGGGTATTCAACATTTTCCCCAGGTAGTCCTGGGATTAAGAATATAAGCAGAAGAGTCTTACCATCAGCGGCCTGAGAATATTAACCTAATCATTAATTATATGCAGGAAAAGGAAAGTCCTTAAGATTAGTGAATACCTCATGACCATCATGGCAAGTAAGGCAACAAGCTGTGCAAACTCCAGCATTCCCATCTGGTGTGCATGTCAAACAAGAAAAAATAGCCTGTCTCTTCATATAACCTTTATTATAGGTGCACTCCTTGCCTTCATCACCACCTAAGACCAGATCCGCCTCCTAAAAAGAtgatttatccaaaaaaaaaattatatacatatatctactaGAGTTAAATAAACTGTCAAATTGAAAACATCACGATCAACTCACAGGTCAAACATTTCATAATAGACTACAGTTCATatctttttgaaaaataaatgcTCTTTAGGGGGGAAATCAAGAGGGTTCAACATGTTCATATTTGGCCCCAAAAAGATCCAACAGAGCATGCACCCACTCACCCAAGTAAAAAAAGGAAACTCCATACTAATTTGATGCTCCCTCAAGCCATTATCCTATCATGGGATTAATGCCACTTGAGAAAATCAACAGTATTCACATGAAAATGAATAGATCACATTTAGCAAGTTAAAAACACTTTGAGCtaaatacactcaaatactgaaTATAAAAAGCATTTAGCGTAAGGACAAAGAGTACAAATTAGAGCACACAgcattttttaaaaacaaaaagtgTGAAAATGCTCCTAAGGCTCCTAAGGCTTTAAGCGGGAAGCAAATCACATGCTTCTTTGACGCCAGTGTTCTTAAAAGCAAAAAAACAGCAAGGTCCATGGGGCTTGAAGCGAAAAACAAGAAAAGCACACGCTTCTTTGAAGTGAACGCACAATTTACGAAAAATCAGAAAAAATGAAGCATCTATGAGTTAagtacaataacaacaacacaacaacatacccagtatgtTAATCTACACTTAAATTAACTAATTTAAATTAACTAATTTTGACATCCCGTATAAAATAATGGCGATATCATTTCAACTCCTAAATTGAGATTCAATGAAGCGACTGATTCTCGTTGGAATCACTTTTACACCATTGTTTGAAGCGCGTAGCTTAACCCATGAAGCGATGACCCCTCGCTTCCTCGCTTTAAGCAACGAACCGATGGCTTTTAAACAATGTTCGAAGCAAAGTGCACTATTTCCAAATAACACAAAACTTGACATGTATTAATTCTATACCATCAAAACTGCTATTAGCATTCCTAACTTCAACCTCCACTATACAACTATAACAATATTAATCTCAACTCATTTATATGTAATTTCAACAATTCTTTAGAAAGATAAAGTCAATTGcaaattttgatttcaattttcaGTTTAACCATAATAATTTGCAGCATTTAATTTCATATTTACTTGCTCAAGTAACTGTATTGATAATTAGCTTCTTTTGGAAGAGTCATGGTATATTTCCAGATAAACAATGTACAAATCAGGAAACTAAAGAGAAGAAAAAGAATTAGCAAAGTGTAGAAGAAAAAAGCAAAAGAGAAATCCAGAAGCAAAATAAATTAGAACTCATTACTGAAGGAGAAGAAAGAGTCACCGTCAAGAAAAAGAAGTTAgcagaaaaaggaaatatgataaAAGAAAATAACAAACAGGATGCTAAAGCGCATTTGGAGGGGAGTCCTAGTAAAAACCCTATTtatctctttgttttccttttcttttccatttttttaagTTAGATTCAAAGAAGCTAACTGTTTCTCATTTGAAATGCTTTGCGCCTCCCCTTCCAAAGTGTGTTCTTCTTCATAGTTACACTCTTCTTCTATGAGAAGGAATAATATCTTGCTTGCATTGCTACCCTACGTGCAATTGTTTTCCGTAACTGTGAGCACAAGTATGCTAGTCCAAATGTCAGACCATCTTAGGCTCCATCTGGAGTCTTGCTATGTGGCAAATGGCAATAAGAAGCATGGGCATATGTTTTCTTGACTTCGCAAAGGATGAAAGTATTCTACATATAAGTACTGGTGCTTTCAAGATTTGAGCAAATTTCCTTCTAGAAATCCCTTAAGGAAGACCTTTAATGTGCACTCCACCACATTAATTCAACCGTTTCAAAGTTCCAATTCAGTCATCAAATTTGACGATGAATAGCCATTATGTAGCATAGCTTCTAATTCCATGTTTATCTTCTCAAAAATACTAACCAGTTCTCAGTAGGTCCAGACTTCTAGTGAGGAAACTAAGAAAGCGCAAAGATATTAACTCACCCATTAGAAATCTGAAGAAACTAGAAAGACCACAAAAGTCACAATATGATTAGATAAATTTGAATATAGATTAGCTTTCTCACCTCGCTCACACAGACAAAAGCATAGAATAATGAGCTAAGGCTCCTGCCGGTACATTCATCATCTACACCTCAAACTCAATCTGGCTGTAATCAGCTATATGAAGCATCTGTGTCATTCTACTTTGTTTTCAATATTAAGAGGATTGATCACAATCTGACTATTCTTACCCTGGCCGCAACCTTACAAAAACCCTCTTACTTTACCCAGGCTAAATCCCATCAATAGAATCACTTTTTCGAGAAAATACGAGACATCTAAGTCATACAAGTAAAGACATCTattcatttttaagaaaaagaaaaaacaggGATTGGATCGATGATAAAATAGAATCCTGGGTCACGAACAGTGATTCGATTGAGGATGAAGAAAAAGTCATCTTTTGCCGAgatgccttttaaaaaaaaaatcccgcATCGGAACAAGACCCGCTATACTAGATTTAGCCAATTCGGGTGTGAATGGGGATTCCCCAATAGATTCTACAGATTCGGATTTCGGCATTCGCAATACCTAAATATAAATTATATTAACatattaaaatttatatttgCTCTAGTACCGATCTCAAATTTATATGTTAAATGCTCTTAAGCATCTATTTATGGAGCAGAAAGAAAACCCAAATTGCTCGTTCCAGCCTCAATTTTCCTTAGTATAACTAGTATAACTAAGGAAAAGAAGCTATTTGCCTAACATCGGAAAAGGTCAACTCTTGAGAAATCATGCTAATATGATGTGATCCACGCAAACTACTCATTGAATTCATCTAAACAACCATATACTTGAACTTCAGACTCATCATAATGAAATTCAAGGGGAGGCAATAGTTAAGCTTTTCATAAGAAAGTGGTTAATATGACAAGAAATGCAATAGAATAAAAGACATCAAACTACAAAAGACTTAACATTAAAGAACATCTCTGGTGATATGCATTACTATCAATCAACAAATCAACCGATTAAATCTCAATCCCAAATTAGATAGTGTTAGCTATATAAATTCTCTATATATGAAGATGGATCTAGACTGAAGATCGGCTAGTGTAGCTCCGACGTCGTGTTTGAGGGAGGTATCCCAGCTCAGAGCCGCAGACGCTGTTGTTTCTTCTCCGATGAAGCTCCGGCGGCTTAGGAAAGTCCAAGAAGGTGGAGAGAAAATAGCACGAAGTCGGTCAATATCTTCGAGGATTAGGACACTAATCTTTTGTTGTCTTTATTTTTTATGTTGCTTTTGTTTTCCgttctttttgtattttttatctattttaataaaataaaaccaCTAAGGCCTACTTAGTGGTTATTAATTTAAATAGACATTCTCTATATATGTTCTGCTCTACTCAGGTACATTTCATTCTTTTTTTGACAACCGATAAGTCTCCAAGGATTAGTGGCACACGTTCAAAACTAGGTGCACAATGGACCTTCTCTGCTATACCAGCTTTTTTTTTACTGCGATAGTGATTGAGCCTGTGATGTGAACCTAATCCACACATCACAGGCTAAGCTCTTACCACTAGAACAAAGCCCCGGGTACTCAAGTGCAtttcattctcttttttttttatatataacaaTGGTGTCTGGTCCAGCTTgcacgcacctcgactaattgCACAGGAAACTTGTCAACtcacctcccaccagcaacaggtaCCATAATTATGTCCACCAAGGCTAAGACATATGGGaaaaaatcacctagtgtttttatCTCCActaggatttgaacctgagacctcatgattCTCAACGCAATTCCTTGACCATTAGGCCACACCTTTTGAGTGCTCATGTGCGTTTCATTTTTTCACCGATACTAAATAATTTGCATTTTTGCTATCTCTTTTCTGACATTATTGTGCCAAGTACCTTTTCTAAGCCGAGGGTCTACCGCTCACaaaagtaggggtaaggtcttcctaccctccccagaccccacttgtgggatcacaccgGGCTTCTTGTTGTTGTACTAAATAATTTGCATTTTAAGGTAAATTGGCGGTTCTCTTATCCTCAAACTTGTCTCTAACATTTTACTATGAGGACTTATCATAATTTTACTATCTTTATAGAATTCCAAACCAATCCTAATTAACATACCATTGCAAACACAGATACAGAACCACAACATAACAAATCAAATGAAATAACAAAAAAATTGCAAAGTGAAATTACCAGTTCCTGCTCTTCGAGATCTTGTAAATACTCTCCAATTGAAACAGTATTCTCAGCTTCATCTTCAAATGCATCAGCCATTTTCAACCCAAAACTAAGCTCTCAAAACCAAATTAAAACCCTGAAAAACTGCAATTTATAAAACCTAAGGCACACGAAACCCTAGCTTCACAAATAAGAAAGGTATTTAAAAGCAACTATTAGTGAAATTGATGAAGTTTACTGCTATTATCCATAGTGAAATTGAATAAATTACGCAAATGAAGAGCGATTTTGTTCAGTGAAAATAGGTTTAGGGTTTTATTCGAGGCAAAAAGGGCTGTAAGGACATTTTCCCGCCATTTTGAACTACATTAATTACTTTTCCAATTCAACCTATATATATGGTGAGTGTTCTAGAAATGGATTACACAAAAACTCTACGTATGTATTTTGCACACAGACTTTAATTATTGATGAATGTAAGTAAATATGGAGATATAGTAGTTGTTCTCATCATAAAAAACGCGCGAAAATAGAATTATATGTTAGTTTTATCACTAGAAACATAGTACGTGAACCTTATTTAACGAGTAATAATTTTCGCTTTGTTGGGCCAACGCTATTTATATAACAAAGAAAGAATCAATCATTAGGTGTCGAGTGTCTGGAATTATTTCAAAACTAGATACTATTATGAAATGTATAGGAcatattttttaataattttaataCTTATCCTGGTGATATACGATTTGCACATAGAGTTTAATCTAATCATTGGTGAATGTGAGTAAATATGGAGATATAAT carries:
- the LOC132634788 gene encoding uncharacterized protein LOC132634788 gives rise to the protein MADAFEDEAENTVSIGEYLQDLEEQELEADLVLGGDEGKECTYNKGYMKRQAIFSCLTCTPDGNAGVCTACCLTCHDGHEILELWTKRNFRCDCGNSKFGEFFCKLDASKDVENAENSYNQNFKGSYCTCGRPYPDPDVEDQLENLQCCICEDWFHEEHLGLESSDMVPRDEKGEPQFEDLICQGCATVCSFLKLYPHSIFAPVQQHTATGSSKDKEVVEDAPLAVGSSEKLNNGSSSIETPVTDNSPKEDCNGKAVLLGENATTNSVLNQCNQVAGPSTNCVVGLNLLEAPIGLEKSKTMFLSKDWREALCRCPNCTEFYKQKGLTFLLDKEDTIAEYEKLAKQKRAQHEQEQSADQLLNNLGHVEKMEVLTGIADLKDELGTYLASFDSSKPVTSADVHKIFENLAQKRRRMT